In a single window of the Venenivibrio stagnispumantis genome:
- a CDS encoding radical SAM protein, which translates to MMKLETVIKDDLNRLLEIKTDDNYSIESVHYRGNTLCISSQIGCPVRCSFCASGLNGLLRNLKTEEIINQYLIAKEEGYHIENIAFAGIGEPLLNWQAVKESFYYFKSLGLKVSFYTTGFPLDNFKELLNLNHNGVTLSLHSVFEEKRKQLIKKGAKIEDLISVFKEHLDKLSNRKRKLYSIAYLVIKDINDSDEEIQKLIEIAKYLNISVSLLKYNEIQQIHYKTVDDEEYEKIFLKLRENGIKVTLSNKYRTRKIGGCGTLMVNRLSPFYLLLQNTNSVII; encoded by the coding sequence ATGATGAAATTAGAAACTGTTATAAAAGATGATTTAAATAGGCTACTTGAAATAAAAACAGATGATAACTATTCAATAGAATCTGTTCATTACAGGGGAAATACTTTATGTATATCTTCTCAAATCGGCTGTCCTGTAAGATGTTCATTTTGTGCATCCGGATTAAATGGTTTACTCAGAAATCTGAAAACAGAGGAAATTATAAATCAATATTTAATAGCAAAAGAAGAAGGTTATCATATTGAAAATATAGCTTTTGCCGGAATAGGAGAGCCTCTTCTAAACTGGCAAGCTGTCAAAGAAAGTTTTTATTATTTTAAATCCCTCGGATTAAAAGTAAGTTTTTATACAACCGGTTTTCCTTTGGATAACTTTAAAGAGCTATTAAATCTAAATCATAATGGAGTTACATTATCTTTACATTCTGTATTTGAAGAAAAAAGAAAACAGCTAATCAAAAAAGGAGCAAAAATAGAAGATTTAATCTCTGTATTCAAAGAGCATTTAGATAAATTATCAAACAGAAAAAGAAAGCTATATAGCATAGCTTACCTTGTTATAAAAGATATAAATGATTCAGATGAAGAAATTCAAAAATTAATAGAGATAGCAAAATATCTAAATATTTCAGTATCTTTATTAAAATATAATGAAATTCAACAGATTCATTATAAAACCGTGGATGATGAAGAATACGAAAAAATCTTTTTGAAACTTAGAGAAAATGGTATAAAAGTTACATTGTCAAATAAATATAGAACAAGGAAAATAGGTGGTTGCGGAACACTTATGGTAAATAGGCTATCACCATTTTACTTACTCTTGCAAAATACTAATTCTGTTATAATATAA
- the lpxD gene encoding UDP-3-O-(3-hydroxymyristoyl)glucosamine N-acyltransferase codes for MKITEIAKFLNGEIFNIKEDEDITSAKSIYSATKGSITFLSDKKLLGQLKEIKASAILVSQPIEDIDITQIVVKNPAVAFYKLIELLYPEEENKEYISPTAKIGNNVKIGKNCYISDYVVIEDNVEIGDNVKIYPFCFVGKNTKILNDVILYPNVTIYKDTFIGNRVIIHSGAVIAGDGFGYYQEDGKHKKIKHIGKVIIEDDVEIGANTTIDRALTDETIIKSGTKIDNLVMIGHNCKIGENSILVSQVGIAGSCNIGKNVILAGQVGVADHINIGDNVIVTAKSGVGTDLPPNNVYGSGIPAIEWKKWKKILVYIYKLNELFKK; via the coding sequence ATGAAAATAACAGAGATAGCAAAATTTTTAAATGGAGAAATTTTTAATATAAAAGAAGATGAAGATATAACTTCTGCAAAAAGTATATATTCAGCAACAAAAGGAAGCATAACATTTTTATCGGATAAAAAATTACTTGGTCAATTAAAAGAGATAAAAGCTTCTGCTATATTGGTATCACAGCCGATAGAAGATATTGATATTACCCAGATAGTAGTAAAAAATCCGGCGGTAGCTTTTTATAAATTAATAGAACTTCTTTATCCAGAAGAAGAAAATAAAGAGTATATATCACCTACTGCAAAAATAGGAAATAATGTAAAAATAGGAAAAAACTGCTATATATCAGATTATGTTGTTATTGAAGATAATGTTGAGATAGGAGATAATGTCAAAATCTATCCGTTTTGTTTCGTAGGAAAAAACACAAAAATCTTAAATGATGTTATTTTATATCCAAATGTAACAATTTATAAAGATACATTCATAGGGAATAGAGTTATAATCCATTCAGGAGCAGTTATAGCCGGTGATGGATTTGGTTATTATCAAGAAGATGGAAAACATAAAAAGATAAAACATATAGGAAAAGTAATAATAGAAGATGATGTAGAAATAGGAGCAAATACAACAATAGATAGAGCATTAACAGATGAAACTATTATAAAATCAGGCACAAAAATAGATAATCTTGTAATGATTGGTCATAACTGTAAGATTGGAGAAAACAGTATTCTTGTATCTCAGGTAGGAATTGCCGGAAGTTGCAATATAGGAAAAAATGTAATCCTTGCAGGGCAGGTAGGAGTTGCAGACCATATAAATATAGGAGATAATGTAATTGTAACTGCCAAATCCGGAGTAGGAACAGATTTACCACCTAATAATGTATATGGTTCAGGTATTCCGGCAATAGAGTGGAAAAAATGGAAAAAGATATTAGTTTATATTTATAAATTAAATGAGCTATTTAAAAAATGA
- a CDS encoding KpsF/GutQ family sugar-phosphate isomerase, with translation MSIDIVRFGKEIIEEEIRALNRLKDALNENFEKAVNLILGTTGKVIITGIGKSGIIGKKIASTFSSTGTPSFFLHPAEAIHGDLGMVEKEDLIIAISNSGESPELIAIIPTLKRWGNKIIAITNNPNSTLAKNSDIVLHLNIDKEACPLNLAPTSSTTATLVLGDALASTLLTIRNFKKEHFAEFHPGGALGKKLMKVSQIMHTGEKLPIVPENTPLQDAIITMSEKGFGAVLIVDKNNHLKGILTDGDLRRFIKKGGSIDKSKVEDAMTISPKYITEDMLVLEALEIMERYKITVLPVVKDNIPIGLVHLHDILKSGVV, from the coding sequence ATGAGCATTGATATTGTGAGATTTGGTAAAGAGATAATTGAAGAAGAGATAAGAGCTTTAAATAGATTAAAAGATGCCCTGAATGAAAATTTTGAAAAAGCAGTAAATTTAATACTTGGCACTACCGGAAAAGTTATTATAACCGGTATCGGCAAATCCGGCATAATAGGTAAAAAAATAGCATCTACATTTTCATCTACCGGCACTCCGTCTTTTTTCTTACATCCGGCAGAAGCTATTCACGGTGACCTTGGAATGGTTGAGAAAGAAGATTTAATAATAGCAATATCAAACAGTGGAGAATCACCGGAACTTATTGCTATTATCCCTACATTAAAAAGATGGGGAAATAAGATAATCGCAATAACAAATAATCCAAATTCTACATTAGCAAAAAATAGTGATATTGTTTTACATCTTAATATAGATAAAGAAGCATGTCCTTTAAATCTTGCTCCTACTTCTTCCACTACTGCAACCCTTGTTCTCGGAGATGCTCTTGCATCTACATTATTAACTATAAGGAATTTTAAAAAAGAACATTTTGCAGAATTTCATCCCGGTGGAGCACTTGGAAAAAAATTGATGAAAGTTTCTCAAATTATGCATACCGGTGAAAAATTACCAATAGTGCCGGAAAATACTCCTTTACAAGATGCAATAATAACGATGTCAGAAAAAGGTTTCGGAGCGGTTTTGATAGTAGATAAAAATAATCATCTAAAAGGTATTTTGACAGATGGGGATTTAAGAAGATTTATAAAAAAAGGTGGAAGCATAGATAAAAGCAAAGTAGAAGATGCAATGACAATATCTCCAAAATATATAACAGAAGATATGCTTGTTTTAGAAGCTTTAGAGATAATGGAAAGATATAAAATTACAGTTTTACCGGTAGTCAAAGATAATATTCCTATCGGATTAGTCCATTTACACGATATCTTAAAAAGTGGTGTTGTTTAA
- a CDS encoding glycosyltransferase, which yields MEGFKHYYLEAGDILRPLKLKNIILNEKPIAVFSNMLPQNITLSIVKLMIGKKLDTKYFGFVRNPTSNIVFSKFYQYPYKLMLKKLLDNLDKSIAVSTVVKEDLKKAFNLKEEKIAVVYNALCMEEIEQNMNQPLSKEEESIFKNRTILYVGRFENQKRIDLLINIFNQVVKYFPDINLVLVGDGSLKGKLIKQIENLKLSKKVHLIPFTQNPYKYMKNATLFVSTSQDEGFGRVIAESLACSTPVIAYENEFSGHKDIIINGKNGYLIPFGREDLMVKKIIEILNNPEEYLYLKQNTYDSIKRFYLDNIINQLENLFLS from the coding sequence ATAGAAGGTTTTAAACATTACTATTTAGAAGCAGGAGATATTTTAAGGCCATTAAAACTAAAAAATATAATCTTAAATGAAAAGCCAATAGCGGTTTTTTCTAATATGCTACCTCAAAATATTACATTATCAATTGTAAAATTAATGATTGGCAAAAAATTAGATACTAAATATTTTGGTTTTGTAAGAAATCCTACTTCTAATATAGTTTTTTCCAAATTTTATCAATATCCATATAAACTAATGTTAAAAAAACTTTTAGATAATTTAGATAAATCTATAGCAGTATCTACGGTTGTAAAAGAAGATTTAAAAAAAGCATTTAATTTAAAAGAAGAAAAAATTGCTGTTGTTTATAATGCATTATGCATGGAAGAAATAGAGCAAAATATGAATCAACCTCTTTCAAAAGAAGAAGAATCTATTTTTAAAAACAGAACTATTTTATATGTAGGTAGATTTGAAAATCAAAAACGTATAGATTTATTAATTAATATCTTTAATCAAGTTGTTAAATATTTTCCGGATATAAATTTAGTTTTAGTAGGAGATGGGTCATTAAAAGGAAAATTAATTAAACAAATAGAAAACCTAAAACTATCAAAAAAAGTTCATTTAATCCCTTTTACACAAAATCCTTATAAATATATGAAAAATGCAACTTTATTTGTTTCAACATCTCAGGATGAAGGATTTGGTCGTGTAATTGCTGAATCTTTAGCATGTAGCACACCGGTAATTGCTTATGAAAATGAATTTTCAGGACATAAAGATATTATTATAAATGGTAAAAATGGTTATTTAATACCTTTTGGAAGGGAAGATTTAATGGTAAAAAAGATTATAGAAATTTTAAATAATCCGGAAGAATATCTATATTTAAAACAAAATACATACGATTCAATAAAAAGATTTTATTTAGATAATATAATTAACCAATTAGAAAATTTATTTCTATCCTAA
- a CDS encoding nucleotidyltransferase substrate binding protein, whose product MKKSDVLLKIYKFEKALERLKEAVEIAEDELDKDGVIQRFEFTIELLWKTLKAILEYKGIECYSPRNCIKEAFKANIINDDEIMLDMIEDRNLSSHIYDENVSNEIFERIKNIYLDYLLSLNLKEKV is encoded by the coding sequence ATGAAAAAAAGTGATGTTTTGCTTAAAATTTATAAATTTGAGAAAGCATTAGAACGGTTAAAAGAAGCCGTAGAAATAGCCGAAGATGAGCTTGATAAAGATGGAGTTATCCAAAGATTTGAGTTCACAATAGAACTGCTATGGAAAACCTTAAAAGCTATTTTGGAATATAAAGGAATAGAATGTTATTCTCCAAGAAACTGCATAAAAGAAGCTTTTAAAGCTAATATTATAAATGATGATGAAATAATGTTAGATATGATAGAGGATAGAAATCTAAGTTCACATATTTATGATGAAAATGTTAGCAATGAAATATTTGAAAGAATAAAAAATATTTATCTTGATTACTTATTAAGTTTAAATTTAAAAGAAAAGGTTTAG
- a CDS encoding PSP1 domain-containing protein has translation MEFNNIKKQEVKTKYVRIRFLDTHKFSEVEVPVYIKKGDFIVVESEKGEEVVLVLGNTVPQEQKVKFKRKANKKDIEQFDKNEEEAKKYFEICKELAEKFGLKMNLLKSYIPLDKSKVFFYYTAESRVDFRELVKELAKRIKTRIQMMQVGVRDGVQLAGAVGICGHQCCCNLFLDKFDTVSVEMLEEQNLPPTPAKFTGICGRLMCCLAFEKDNYSIRNNLPEIGSVVSIEGKNLTVKSYDFIKEEVVFIDEEGNNISYSFDYLESLGINRESGCSNCSGCQTKNSFVEIINEH, from the coding sequence ATGGAGTTTAATAATATAAAGAAGCAGGAAGTTAAAACAAAATATGTAAGAATTAGGTTTTTAGATACTCATAAATTTTCAGAAGTGGAAGTTCCGGTATATATAAAGAAGGGAGATTTTATAGTAGTAGAATCAGAAAAAGGGGAAGAAGTAGTTTTGGTGCTTGGAAATACCGTTCCACAGGAACAAAAGGTTAAATTCAAAAGAAAAGCAAATAAAAAAGATATAGAGCAGTTTGATAAAAATGAAGAAGAAGCAAAAAAATATTTTGAGATATGTAAAGAGCTTGCAGAAAAATTCGGACTTAAAATGAATCTTCTTAAATCATATATTCCTCTTGATAAATCAAAAGTATTTTTCTATTATACTGCAGAAAGTAGGGTAGATTTTAGGGAGCTTGTTAAAGAGCTTGCAAAAAGGATTAAAACAAGAATACAAATGATGCAGGTTGGTGTTAGAGATGGTGTCCAGCTTGCAGGGGCTGTCGGTATCTGTGGCCATCAATGTTGTTGTAATCTATTCTTAGATAAATTTGATACAGTTTCTGTGGAAATGTTAGAAGAGCAAAATTTACCACCTACTCCGGCTAAATTTACAGGTATATGTGGAAGATTGATGTGTTGTCTTGCTTTTGAAAAAGATAACTACTCAATAAGAAATAATCTTCCAGAAATTGGCTCTGTTGTTTCCATAGAAGGTAAAAATTTAACCGTTAAAAGTTATGATTTTATAAAAGAAGAAGTTGTGTTTATAGATGAAGAAGGAAATAATATATCTTACTCTTTTGATTATCTTGAAAGCTTGGGAATAAACAGAGAATCCGGATGTTCTAATTGCAGTGGCTGTCAAACTAAAAATAGTTTTGTAGAGATAATAAATGAGCATTGA
- the mntA gene encoding type VII toxin-antitoxin system MntA family adenylyltransferase antitoxin — MNQDKVEKIINEIVEILKGYNPEKIILFGSRARKDFKSNSDIDIAVDLSLSFREERKLKEKIDEISKLYSVDLVFLPKINNDFKTNILKEGVILYEKK, encoded by the coding sequence ATGAATCAAGATAAAGTAGAAAAAATTATAAATGAGATAGTAGAGATATTAAAGGGATATAATCCGGAAAAAATTATTCTTTTTGGCTCAAGAGCAAGAAAAGATTTTAAAAGTAATTCAGATATAGATATAGCAGTGGATTTATCGTTATCTTTCAGGGAAGAAAGGAAATTAAAAGAAAAAATAGATGAAATAAGCAAATTATATAGCGTTGATTTAGTTTTTCTTCCAAAAATAAATAATGATTTTAAAACTAATATTTTAAAAGAAGGAGTTATACTGTATGAAAAAAAGTGA
- a CDS encoding STAS-like domain-containing protein translates to MIKTEIDVNPEKTQNVDTNILKIKDLFDGLDALTLRIDGLKVRKIMENILKKNEVVILDFEGINLITQGFGDEIIGVFVRNKGIDFVKNKIKVRNANDLVRGILNWVVSYSKNIS, encoded by the coding sequence ATGATAAAAACAGAGATTGATGTTAACCCAGAAAAAACACAAAATGTTGATACAAATATATTAAAAATAAAAGATTTATTTGATGGATTAGATGCTTTAACATTAAGAATAGACGGATTAAAAGTTAGGAAAATAATGGAAAATATCTTGAAAAAAAATGAAGTAGTTATCTTAGATTTTGAAGGAATTAATCTTATTACACAAGGCTTCGGTGATGAAATAATAGGAGTATTTGTGAGGAACAAAGGTATAGATTTTGTAAAAAATAAAATAAAAGTTAGAAATGCAAATGATTTGGTAAGAGGTATTTTAAACTGGGTAGTATCGTATAGTAAAAATATTTCCTAA
- a CDS encoding OmpH family outer membrane protein → MKKLVSILSVLLFIFTFANAGNYAYVDIEKVMNQSVKGKKYKADLDAKYKYYSEKAKSLQNKMQELQKQLQNPSLTEKAKQDKMAELRETARQLQALEIEANQTLAKMKADSEKAMLRDIQQIAQKIAKEKNLDIIFYSGLLSGVLYADKSLDITDEILKRYNEGKK, encoded by the coding sequence ATGAAAAAATTGGTTTCTATCTTAAGTGTTTTATTATTTATATTTACATTTGCTAATGCCGGTAATTATGCTTATGTAGATATTGAGAAAGTTATGAATCAATCTGTAAAAGGTAAGAAATATAAAGCAGATTTAGATGCAAAATATAAATATTACAGTGAAAAAGCTAAATCTTTGCAAAATAAAATGCAAGAACTTCAAAAACAGCTACAAAATCCTTCTTTAACAGAAAAAGCAAAACAAGATAAAATGGCAGAGCTAAGAGAAACAGCAAGACAATTACAAGCCCTTGAAATAGAAGCAAATCAAACCCTTGCAAAAATGAAAGCAGATTCCGAAAAAGCCATGTTAAGAGATATACAGCAAATAGCTCAAAAAATAGCAAAAGAGAAAAATCTTGATATTATTTTTTATAGTGGATTATTAAGCGGAGTGTTATACGCAGATAAATCCCTTGATATTACAGATGAAATATTAAAAAGATATAATGAAGGTAAAAAATGA
- a CDS encoding DNA polymerase III subunit: MRLIGREKEKILIGNILSKGYDSLSLLFEGKDCSGKKLTALYTARGLVCEKNQLFGCGECQDCKLVNNIINENKELPYHPNIKINSSENQIKIDQIREINNFFALKDNKWKVVIIEDAQKMNTEAANALLKTLEEPPEKTAIILTTSTQNLLLPTIVSRCKKIRFSPLDIDNIKQILEQKNIKPNEIILNIAKENLCLAFKVAGKEEILRYSKDLVNLIQDKIHIEGIITLAEILDKLDEEDLKDVINIFEILVYNLFSENKIDIKEYENILKELKILKLSVEKGVKKKLALEGFYLNLKAR, from the coding sequence ATGAGATTAATCGGTAGAGAAAAAGAGAAAATCTTAATAGGAAATATTCTTTCAAAAGGTTATGATTCTTTATCATTATTATTTGAAGGTAAAGATTGCTCCGGTAAAAAATTGACCGCTTTATATACAGCAAGAGGATTGGTTTGTGAAAAAAATCAATTATTTGGATGCGGTGAATGCCAAGATTGTAAATTGGTAAATAATATAATAAATGAAAATAAAGAATTACCATATCATCCGAATATAAAAATAAATTCTTCAGAAAATCAAATAAAGATAGACCAGATTAGAGAGATTAATAATTTTTTTGCCCTAAAAGATAACAAATGGAAGGTAGTAATAATAGAAGATGCCCAAAAAATGAATACAGAAGCAGCCAATGCATTGCTTAAAACCTTGGAAGAACCACCGGAAAAAACAGCAATAATACTCACAACTTCTACCCAAAACCTTTTACTTCCAACAATCGTATCAAGATGTAAAAAAATAAGATTTTCTCCACTTGATATTGATAATATAAAACAAATTTTAGAACAAAAAAATATAAAACCAAATGAAATAATCTTAAATATAGCAAAAGAAAATTTATGTCTTGCATTTAAAGTCGCAGGAAAAGAAGAGATATTAAGATACTCAAAAGATTTGGTTAATCTCATTCAAGATAAAATTCATATAGAAGGTATTATAACCCTTGCAGAAATATTAGATAAATTAGATGAAGAAGATTTAAAAGATGTAATAAACATTTTTGAAATTTTAGTTTATAATTTATTTTCTGAAAATAAAATTGATATAAAAGAGTATGAGAATATATTAAAAGAGTTAAAAATTTTAAAGCTATCTGTGGAAAAAGGTGTTAAGAAAAAATTGGCATTAGAAGGATTTTATCTTAATCTAAAAGCGAGGTAA
- a CDS encoding SLBB domain-containing protein codes for MKRILFMVLILFSIFGLAISEEPMGTNIQTLPSLKQLQDKNITPPNLQTQNQPALENQKSQNYKSSQEMQTEEGSENKQNNEENLNIEKKIKEKEKPTLSNIEQLYNQRIENPKEIIYQYGYDFFSSYQVYEMGSLGDSYTIGPKDKLLLYIWGDPVDILGLSGFYSLDVDREGKVYIPNLGVFYVWGLTVEKAKELLKAQFAKKFKNFRIELSIGKLRQYPVYVSGYVKKPGMVLINATQSVLDAIALAGGIAKNGSLRNITIVRANGERENIDLYDLLIKGNPINIKLKENDAVLVNPIGKTAAIYGAVKRPAIYELKDNENLTQLINYAGGMLPSSYEYGLKIYRYEDNILHLIDTRIDEQILTKISLKDGDLVNIVSIVNAKENIVKVEGYVKYPGDYSLKDYPTLSKLLDKIGLLADANLNYAEIVRFENNDYQIIKIKPLDIINGKTDIELKNLDKVVFFPKWMYSPIEVSGEIENPTVIDYYPNITLLDALRTIIFKKPVRNLKAEVFDSSSEIGNKLDTNLRTQNELNNPMKYQNKYLQNYQNYNNETYQNYQYQNYDNQAINKNNANFKVIYLYDLLIRNDNSLNIPLKPGMKIVIKETNETEKDKTVTILGEVNKPGLYKLESGMKLYDLIVKAGGYTADAYPKALIFIRESAKKLQQEQLQASILAMEEQLEKSSEGFAAAGATQEEQTLAKMAIEKQKNLLEIIKQKAKIGLGRIALDIPLTLEELKNSPDNIELQDGDYIYIPSKPNYILVLGDVYNQISLPYRENKTVEDYLNEVGGLKDSAKKDDIYIIKANGRVISNRNFSGRFFGWEDNKFVFGRSFYSMKLEQGDTIVVPSEIKVPILWRPLIKDVTQIIFQAISTAVLAKRL; via the coding sequence ATGAAGAGAATTTTATTTATGGTTTTAATCCTTTTTTCTATTTTTGGGTTAGCTATTTCAGAAGAGCCTATGGGTACAAATATACAAACATTACCATCGTTGAAGCAATTGCAAGATAAAAATATAACACCTCCAAATTTACAAACTCAAAATCAGCCGGCTTTAGAAAATCAAAAGAGTCAAAATTATAAATCTTCTCAAGAAATGCAAACTGAAGAAGGAAGTGAAAATAAGCAAAATAATGAAGAAAATCTAAATATAGAAAAGAAAATTAAAGAAAAAGAAAAACCAACACTTTCTAATATTGAACAGTTATACAATCAAAGAATAGAAAATCCTAAGGAAATAATTTATCAATATGGTTATGATTTTTTCAGTAGTTATCAAGTTTATGAGATGGGTTCTTTAGGAGATTCTTACACTATTGGACCTAAAGATAAATTACTTTTGTATATATGGGGTGATCCGGTTGATATACTCGGTTTAAGTGGTTTTTATTCTTTAGATGTAGATAGGGAAGGTAAAGTTTATATACCAAATTTAGGTGTATTTTATGTTTGGGGATTAACAGTAGAAAAAGCAAAAGAGTTATTAAAAGCTCAATTTGCTAAAAAATTTAAAAATTTTAGGATAGAGTTATCAATAGGAAAGTTAAGACAATATCCTGTATATGTCTCTGGCTATGTAAAAAAACCGGGAATGGTTCTAATAAATGCTACTCAATCTGTTCTTGATGCTATAGCTCTTGCCGGTGGAATAGCTAAAAACGGAAGTTTGAGAAATATAACAATAGTCAGAGCCAATGGTGAAAGGGAAAATATAGATTTATATGACTTACTTATAAAAGGAAATCCAATAAATATTAAACTTAAAGAAAATGATGCTGTATTGGTAAATCCAATCGGTAAAACAGCTGCAATTTATGGAGCAGTCAAAAGACCGGCAATATATGAATTAAAAGATAATGAAAATTTAACCCAGCTTATTAATTATGCCGGTGGAATGTTACCTTCCAGTTATGAATATGGACTTAAAATATACAGATATGAGGATAATATTTTACACCTTATTGATACAAGAATAGATGAACAGATTTTAACAAAAATTTCCCTAAAAGACGGGGATTTAGTAAATATTGTTTCTATCGTAAATGCAAAAGAAAATATAGTTAAGGTAGAAGGTTATGTTAAGTATCCGGGAGATTACTCTTTAAAAGATTATCCTACATTAAGTAAACTTTTAGATAAAATAGGTTTACTTGCAGATGCAAATTTAAATTATGCAGAGATTGTAAGATTTGAAAATAATGATTATCAGATTATTAAAATAAAACCACTGGATATCATAAATGGAAAAACAGATATAGAACTTAAAAATTTAGATAAGGTAGTTTTCTTCCCAAAATGGATGTATAGCCCGATAGAAGTTTCAGGTGAAATAGAAAATCCAACAGTTATAGATTATTATCCGAATATAACTTTACTTGATGCACTAAGAACAATAATATTTAAAAAACCTGTAAGAAATCTTAAAGCAGAAGTTTTTGATAGTTCATCTGAAATAGGAAATAAATTAGATACTAACCTAAGAACACAAAATGAGTTAAATAATCCTATGAAATATCAAAATAAATATTTACAAAATTATCAAAATTATAATAACGAAACATATCAGAATTACCAATATCAAAATTATGATAATCAAGCGATTAATAAAAACAATGCTAATTTCAAAGTAATATATCTTTATGATTTACTTATAAGAAATGATAACTCTTTAAATATTCCATTAAAACCCGGAATGAAAATAGTTATAAAAGAAACTAATGAAACAGAAAAAGATAAAACAGTTACAATTCTTGGGGAAGTAAATAAACCGGGACTCTATAAGCTTGAATCAGGAATGAAGCTTTATGATTTAATAGTAAAAGCTGGAGGATATACAGCCGATGCATATCCAAAAGCATTAATATTTATAAGAGAAAGTGCAAAAAAATTACAACAGGAACAACTTCAAGCATCCATATTAGCGATGGAAGAACAATTAGAAAAAAGTTCAGAAGGATTTGCAGCAGCCGGAGCTACTCAAGAAGAGCAAACCCTTGCAAAAATGGCTATTGAAAAACAAAAAAATCTTTTGGAAATTATAAAACAAAAAGCAAAAATAGGGCTTGGAAGAATAGCCCTTGATATACCTCTAACCTTAGAAGAACTTAAAAATTCTCCTGATAATATAGAACTTCAAGATGGAGATTATATATATATTCCTTCAAAACCTAACTATATACTTGTCCTTGGAGATGTATATAATCAAATCTCTTTACCTTATAGAGAAAATAAAACTGTTGAAGATTATTTAAATGAAGTAGGTGGTCTAAAGGATAGTGCTAAAAAAGATGATATATATATAATAAAAGCAAATGGAAGAGTAATATCAAATAGAAATTTCAGTGGTAGATTTTTCGGATGGGAGGATAATAAATTTGTATTTGGTAGAAGTTTTTACTCTATGAAGTTAGAGCAGGGTGATACTATTGTTGTCCCTTCTGAAATAAAAGTTCCAATATTATGGAGACCATTGATAAAAGATGTTACTCAAATTATATTCCAGGCTATATCAACTGCTGTATTAGCTAAGAGGTTATAA
- a CDS encoding ATP-binding protein, translated as MKAITMDLPDIKISAKKSNPSVEYLITLYTSQYDPKKNFIPIEIANIGNQKDIQNRMLSMILRYDVFQSLSKEDYLDLKNYVDYMIGEVLSNAITHSCSNIGAVITGQIFPQQRKLQICIVDRGVGFLYNLQKRYKDVKTEEEAIIKALEKGVSSPPIQSNPYYSQISHAGYGLYVLKTIIEKTEGNLLIISNNGVVKLTSKGVLSKTINTSWKGVIVAFEFFEDKINYSFSEFMKIFVLNNEDEIF; from the coding sequence TTGAAAGCTATAACAATGGATTTACCTGATATAAAAATATCAGCAAAAAAATCAAATCCTTCTGTTGAATATCTTATTACATTATATACGTCACAGTATGATCCAAAAAAGAACTTTATACCTATAGAGATTGCAAATATTGGTAATCAAAAGGATATACAAAACAGGATGTTATCTATGATACTTAGATATGATGTTTTTCAATCACTTTCTAAGGAAGATTATCTGGATTTAAAAAATTATGTGGATTATATGATAGGAGAAGTATTAAGTAATGCGATAACTCATTCTTGTAGTAATATAGGTGCTGTAATAACAGGACAGATTTTTCCTCAACAAAGAAAATTGCAAATCTGTATAGTAGATAGGGGAGTTGGATTTTTATATAATTTACAAAAAAGATATAAAGATGTAAAAACAGAAGAAGAAGCAATAATAAAAGCATTGGAAAAAGGAGTTAGCAGTCCTCCTATTCAATCTAATCCTTATTATTCTCAAATAAGTCATGCCGGTTATGGCTTATATGTTCTTAAAACAATCATTGAGAAAACAGAGGGAAATTTATTAATCATCTCTAATAATGGAGTAGTTAAATTAACATCAAAAGGAGTTTTATCTAAAACAATTAATACTTCATGGAAAGGAGTAATTGTAGCTTTTGAATTTTTTGAAGATAAAATAAACTACTCATTTAGCGAGTTTATGAAAATATTTGTATTAAATAATGAAGATGAAATCTTTTAG